One genomic segment of Lytechinus pictus isolate F3 Inbred chromosome 18, Lp3.0, whole genome shotgun sequence includes these proteins:
- the LOC129282082 gene encoding uncharacterized protein LOC129282082: MQSKNPDQPDILGKPFMMCSPKQAELDVWEREIRKLRGGVFGQSLEDTIVNESEECTREIPVVVERCVSHLRETGMNEEGIFRLNGRTSMIQELQDIFDGGNVPDFEAYSASSHTVASLLKRYFQYLPEPIIPWRHCRYFIPAMQRLQECEEDGRRQLVIQLALLPKVNYNLLKYLCRFLHEVHKFEAQNKMGLGNLANIFAPHILRPQHAEGNFLLGSTALSLQLVHYLIRNQDKVFPPISTIQMHCAMTTSDYLKHERLAKECAKRASLQENKYLNHTLPLPDEEPVLRTKKALRPKEIVQQEEEEDTTNYVNTDLTDNDIESSLLDCSVHSIYENLEIPQNSPQHCVSLIESLKSRISEVPPKPRAYTEHKAKRYGVSYRDPSSIMPAPYNGQKSPSYTNGTPPSKPSTSPPKEDAFGRGKKPKVVKGDVHSQEHQGTTYQNIELGSSGGLTNGKESRHTNGDILIKPLPELPPKYGEHIHNSVPKMVGDYSNESFNVPYANNLKIPHLINGEVTGHMQGLRNKLRQKDDELSKLRKSVDRMKKELESMKLRVNVEESARLNAEEENQQLHIELEYLRRCLSNR; encoded by the exons ATGCAAA GTAAGAATCCGGATCAGCCGGATATTCTTGGCAAACCGTTCATGATGTGCTCTCCTAAACAAGCCGAACTGGACGTGTGGGAAAGAGAAATCCGAAAGTTACGAGGAG gaGTCTTTGGCCAGAGTCTCGAGGATACCATAGTGAACGAGAGTGAGGAATGTACAAGGGAAATCCCCGTGGTGGTGGAGCGGTGTGTATCACATCTCAGAGAGACTGGAATGAACGAGGAAGGAATCTTCAG ATTAAATGGTCGAACTAGCATGATCCAGGAACTTCAGGATATCTTCGACGGCGGTAACGTACCCGACTTCGAGGCCTACAGTGCCAGCTCGCACACGGTAGCATCTCTGTTGAAGAGATACTTTCAATATTTACCCGAGCCGATCATTCCCTGGCGTCACTGCAGGTACTTCATCCCAGCCATGCAACGTCTTCAAGAATGCGAAGAAGATGGCCGAAGACAGCTGGTCATCCAACTCGCTCTCCTTCCCAAAGTCAACTACAACCTTTTGAAGTACCTTTGTCGCTTCCTGCACGAGGTTCACAAGTTTGAGGCGCAAAACAAGATGGGACTTGGTAACCTGGCCAATATCTTTGCACCTCATATACTGCGTCCACAACACGCTGAAGGCAATTTCCTGCTCGGTAGCACTGCCCTTAGTCTTCAGTTGGTCCATTATTTAATAAGGAACCAGGACAAGGTGTTTCCCCCAATCAGTACGATCCAGATGCACTGCGCCATGACGACAAGTGACTATTTGAAGCATGAGAGATTGGCTAAAGAGTGCGCGAAGAGAGCGTCTCTCCAAGAGAACAAATACCTTAATCACACGTTGCCTTTGCCGGACGAGGAACCTGTTCTTCGGACAAAGAAAGCCCTCAGACCAAAGGAAATTGTGCaacaagaagaggaagaagacacAACGAATTATGTGAATACTGACCTTACAGACAATGATATAGAAAGTAGTCTTCTAGACTGTTCTGTCCATAGTATCTACGAAAACTTAGAGATTCCTCAAAACTCTCCGCAACATTGCGTGTCCTTGATAGAATCCCTAAAGTCAAGGATATCGGAGGTGCCTCCGAAACCAAGAGCATATACCGAACACAAAGCAAAACGATATGGCGTCTCGTATCGTGATCCATCGTCGATAATGCCCGCGCCATACAACGGACAAAAGTCACCTTCGTACACGAACGGAACCCCGCCGTCGAAACCTTCGACGAGTCCGCCAAAGGAAGATGCCTTCGGACGCGGTAAGAAACCTAAGGTGGTCAAAGGTGATGTACATAGTCAGGAACACCAGGGAACCACTTACCAGAACATTGAGCTGGGTTCCTCAGGGGGTCTAACCAATGGGAAAGAATCCCGTCACACCAACGGGGACATCCTCATCAAACCGCTTCCGGAATTGCCTCCTAAGTATGGAGAACACATCCACAACAGTGTTCCCAAGATGGTCGGTGACTACAGCAACGAGAGCTTCAACGTGCCTTACGCCAATAATCTCAAGATACCGCACCTGATCAACGGTGAGGTCACAGGTCACATGCAGGGTTTACGAAATAAACTGAGACAGAAGGATGACGAGTTGAGTAAACTTAGAAAATCAGTGGACAGGATGAAGAAGGAATTGGAATCTATGAAACTCAGGGTCAACGTTGAG GAGTCTGCACGTCTGAACGCAGAAGAGGAAAACCAGCAGCTTCACATCGAGTTGGAGTATCTACGACGGTGTCTCTCAAATAGATAG